In one window of Methanococcoides methylutens DNA:
- a CDS encoding DEAD/DEAH box helicase family protein: MDRKPISIPEFDGLVESGFPNNDVVFFTEQNETGKTGFGVHFFANNKYQQCLTGGLYKYKRNPLETIN; the protein is encoded by the coding sequence ATGGACCGGAAACCAATTTCAATACCAGAGTTCGATGGACTTGTTGAAAGCGGTTTTCCAAACAATGATGTTGTATTCTTTACAGAACAGAACGAAACTGGCAAAACCGGTTTCGGAGTTCATTTTTTTGCAAATAACAAATACCAACAATGCCTAACCGGTGGTCTATACAAATATAAAAGAAATCCCTTAGAGACCATTAATTAA
- a CDS encoding HD domain-containing protein, with protein sequence MKVIRDPVHGYIELDQLVLSLIDTPQMQRLRRIQQLGLSNLVYPGANHTRFEHSLGVMHLATTLTSQLNSIEKDEKDEIRAAALLHDVGHGPLSHVTESIIKQYTRQRHEDVKPILKKGEIAEILNEHGLDPVTIADHIKGETSLGKIVNSEIDVDRMDYLVRDAHYTGVAFGLVDHARLIHEMQFYEDNLVVGLGGLKAAESLLVSRFLMHPSVYYHHVSRIAETMFTRAVQDLINKKTLDPFKLRQMEDARLFEMIRADDGYAGELGKRLDERRLYKRALHVGIEVVGENVLRYRGKVDRVENEIADMVGIDSSEILIDIPKRPEIAEMKALIKVDGKMLRLDEASNIVATIENAHQDNWRMGVYTIKEHRESVRKAAQEFFDTKKGTKQFRLTDL encoded by the coding sequence ATGAAAGTCATTCGGGATCCGGTACATGGGTACATAGAACTGGACCAACTTGTATTGTCATTGATAGATACACCCCAAATGCAGCGTTTAAGAAGAATTCAGCAGTTGGGCCTGTCAAATCTTGTATATCCCGGAGCAAACCATACTCGTTTTGAACATTCCCTTGGAGTAATGCACCTTGCAACTACCCTGACATCACAGCTAAACTCTATCGAGAAAGATGAAAAGGATGAGATCCGTGCAGCTGCACTTCTCCATGACGTCGGCCACGGACCGCTCTCACATGTTACAGAGAGTATCATAAAACAGTATACACGCCAGAGACATGAAGATGTGAAACCTATCCTCAAAAAAGGCGAGATCGCAGAGATACTGAACGAACACGGACTTGATCCTGTGACCATTGCAGATCACATAAAGGGCGAAACATCACTGGGAAAGATAGTTAATAGCGAGATCGATGTGGACCGTATGGACTATCTGGTGAGAGATGCACATTATACAGGTGTTGCGTTCGGACTTGTGGACCATGCACGCCTGATACATGAGATGCAGTTCTACGAGGATAATCTGGTTGTCGGCCTGGGAGGTCTGAAAGCCGCAGAATCACTTCTTGTTTCACGTTTCCTTATGCACCCCTCGGTCTATTACCACCACGTATCCAGGATAGCCGAAACGATGTTTACAAGGGCGGTCCAGGACCTTATCAACAAGAAGACGCTCGACCCGTTCAAACTGCGCCAGATGGAAGATGCAAGGTTGTTCGAGATGATCAGGGCAGACGATGGGTATGCAGGCGAGCTTGGAAAACGACTCGATGAAAGAAGGCTTTACAAACGTGCCCTTCATGTTGGCATTGAGGTTGTTGGTGAGAACGTCCTGCGTTACAGGGGAAAGGTAGACCGGGTAGAAAATGAGATCGCAGATATGGTTGGCATCGACAGCAGCGAGATCCTGATCGACATCCCAAAGCGACCGGAGATCGCTGAAATGAAGGCATTGATCAAGGTCGACGGGAAGATGCTGAGGCTTGATGAAGCCTCCAATATCGTGGCCACCATAGAGAATGCCCACCAAGATAACTGGAGAATGGGCGTGTACACTATTAAGGAACACAGAGAATCTGTCAGGAAGGCTGCACAGGAATTCTTTGACACAAAGAAAGGAACAAAGCAGTTCAGACTTACAGACCTATGA
- a CDS encoding 50S ribosomal protein L16 produces MVRKPASMYRNVKSRSNTRRKYMGGVPGSHVIHYDDGNKTAEFPVKITLISEERCQIQHKALEAARITANRTMTTAAGRSAYHMKLRVYPHEVLRENKQATGAGADRVSSGMRAAWGKNVGTAARVAAGQKVFTISVNKEHFPMAKDALRKAGQKLPTPVRIVVDQGMELVQ; encoded by the coding sequence ATGGTAAGAAAACCAGCAAGTATGTACAGAAACGTAAAATCACGCTCAAACACAAGACGAAAATATATGGGCGGTGTTCCAGGCAGTCACGTAATCCACTACGATGATGGAAACAAGACAGCAGAGTTCCCTGTGAAGATCACACTGATCTCAGAAGAAAGATGCCAGATCCAGCACAAAGCTCTCGAAGCTGCACGTATCACTGCAAACAGAACAATGACAACAGCAGCAGGTCGTAGCGCATACCACATGAAGCTCAGGGTATACCCTCACGAAGTTCTCAGAGAGAACAAGCAGGCTACCGGAGCAGGAGCGGACCGTGTATCCAGTGGAATGAGAGCAGCATGGGGAAAGAATGTAGGAACAGCAGCAAGAGTTGCTGCAGGACAGAAAGTATTCACAATATCTGTTAACAAAGAGCATTTCCCAATGGCAAAAGATGCTCTCCGAAAAGCTGGCCAGAAACTGCCAACCCCTGTAAGGATCGTTGTCGATCAGGGTATGGAACTGGTACAGTAA
- a CDS encoding radical SAM/SPASM domain-containing protein — MANTERKTDMDQSEEDITVLSLPGLTIDLKHQNGFLQLEAKGHLRGVCSPFLKKFNSTLEAEKPALVEKDRVIASTWLPPIPGKVFNRLLYAETQIALGKYIPETVSFEITRQCRCKCDHCVISGGEGDLDVDTVKRTIDEALDMGAVVITFTEGDPLLREDIFELIDYVDKDRAIVNMYTPGTDMTQEVAERLKEVGLHNLLVSIYSTVPEEHDDVRKLEGAFEKATNAIRYGLDAGLLVTMCTHVSPKNIEKLTSMYQFAKELGVHEFSLWESVPKKPEDPIITDEDREVIMEMYRRINATEDGPRIFANTYFEGEMLGCMAGQRWLHVCVEGSVKPCPYIPFSFGNIKTDNLRTIWSRIRKVSDFKGERHSCLMQEKDYLKLVSKIPEDAGTPYDFDLIR, encoded by the coding sequence ATGGCTAACACTGAAAGAAAAACAGACATGGACCAAAGTGAAGAAGACATTACAGTACTTTCACTCCCGGGCCTTACCATTGACCTGAAGCATCAGAACGGATTCCTACAACTGGAAGCAAAAGGCCATTTGCGTGGTGTTTGTTCCCCTTTCCTGAAAAAATTCAATTCTACCCTTGAAGCGGAAAAACCAGCCCTTGTTGAAAAAGACAGGGTTATAGCATCAACATGGTTACCACCAATACCGGGCAAGGTCTTCAATAGGCTCCTCTATGCCGAAACACAGATAGCGCTTGGAAAGTATATTCCAGAAACGGTGTCCTTTGAAATAACAAGACAGTGCAGATGTAAATGTGACCATTGTGTGATCAGCGGCGGTGAAGGCGACCTTGATGTCGATACTGTAAAACGGACAATCGATGAAGCCCTTGACATGGGAGCCGTTGTCATCACCTTTACCGAAGGAGACCCTCTTCTTCGAGAAGATATATTCGAACTTATTGATTACGTCGACAAGGACCGTGCCATTGTCAACATGTATACACCTGGCACAGATATGACACAGGAAGTTGCTGAGAGACTAAAGGAGGTCGGACTTCACAACCTTCTGGTAAGCATATATTCCACTGTTCCCGAAGAACATGATGATGTGCGAAAGCTGGAAGGCGCTTTTGAAAAAGCGACCAATGCCATCAGATATGGACTTGACGCAGGGCTTCTTGTTACAATGTGCACCCATGTTTCCCCGAAGAACATTGAAAAACTGACATCCATGTACCAGTTCGCAAAAGAACTCGGAGTGCATGAGTTCTCATTATGGGAATCCGTACCAAAGAAACCTGAAGACCCCATCATAACAGACGAGGACCGGGAAGTCATAATGGAAATGTACCGCAGGATAAATGCTACCGAGGACGGACCCAGAATATTCGCAAACACATACTTTGAAGGCGAGATGTTGGGATGTATGGCCGGCCAGCGCTGGTTACATGTGTGCGTTGAAGGATCAGTAAAACCCTGCCCCTACATACCATTCAGTTTCGGGAATATCAAAACAGATAACCTCAGGACGATCTGGAGCAGGATACGCAAGGTCAGTGACTTTAAAGGAGAGCGACACTCCTGCCTGATGCAGGAGAAGGACTACCTGAAACTTGTATCGAAGATACCTGAAGATGCCGGAACACCATACGACTTCGATCTTATCAGGTAA
- a CDS encoding RAD55 family ATPase encodes MAEYLFGIKELDDLIGGVKEGTNLMLIGPPMSGKDDLVNTIICNGLKQGDSSIIVSTRETGERVLDWFSNNGLDTDNENLGIVDCVTKTLGIPALDKEHIKRAASPVDLTGIGVRIGQYFEEFLVQKKAPGLRFCINSLSTILMYSNLQTLFRFLHVFTGRIKASNSFGIFIVEDEMHDAQTVATLKQLFDGMIEIKENDSGYSIRILGITPKPTPWYEFEIDGSNVSIEKPE; translated from the coding sequence ATGGCTGAATATTTGTTTGGTATCAAAGAACTTGACGATCTGATCGGTGGTGTTAAAGAGGGCACCAACCTGATGCTTATCGGCCCTCCTATGAGTGGAAAGGATGATCTCGTTAATACTATTATCTGCAATGGGCTTAAACAGGGTGATTCTTCCATAATTGTCTCTACCCGTGAGACCGGGGAGCGTGTACTGGACTGGTTCTCAAATAACGGTCTGGATACTGACAATGAGAATCTCGGTATTGTGGATTGTGTCACAAAAACACTTGGTATCCCTGCATTGGATAAAGAGCATATAAAAAGGGCAGCCAGTCCTGTGGATCTCACAGGTATCGGGGTAAGGATCGGTCAGTATTTCGAGGAGTTCCTTGTTCAGAAAAAGGCCCCTGGCTTGAGATTCTGTATCAATTCCCTTTCTACTATCCTGATGTATTCCAATCTTCAGACATTGTTCAGGTTCTTACATGTTTTCACAGGTCGCATTAAAGCATCAAATTCCTTTGGTATCTTCATAGTGGAAGATGAAATGCATGATGCACAGACCGTGGCTACCCTGAAGCAGCTTTTTGATGGTATGATAGAAATAAAGGAAAATGATTCCGGTTATTCTATCAGGATATTGGGTATTACTCCAAAACCTACTCCCTGGTATGAGTTTGAGATTGACGGCAGTAATGTATCTATTGAGAAGCCTGAATAA
- a CDS encoding YhbY family RNA-binding protein: protein MDKEKLYKLRSEATHIKPILNVGKGGVSDQLITELKKVIKDRHLVKVKVLKSASYEEEDGIDGIAEKLADATRSTIIDVRGHSVVLYR, encoded by the coding sequence ATGGATAAAGAAAAGCTGTACAAACTAAGGTCTGAAGCAACCCACATAAAGCCTATTCTAAATGTGGGCAAAGGCGGGGTTTCTGACCAGCTGATAACTGAACTGAAAAAGGTCATTAAAGATCGGCATCTTGTCAAAGTTAAGGTCTTAAAGAGTGCTTCTTACGAAGAAGAGGATGGGATCGATGGCATTGCTGAAAAGCTTGCAGATGCTACAAGATCAACGATCATTGATGTAAGGGGGCATTCAGTAGTACTTTACCGTTAA
- the crcB gene encoding fluoride efflux transporter CrcB, with amino-acid sequence MTFPERTQDLASIAFGGFLGAISRYAVSSSTISPNGTLIVNVVGSLLLGMMMYDYDYLCHISQRTRLTFGTGFMGAFTTFSTFAVETYDLGGNSAIFNIGINLALTLLAVFLGRGIIIYLFRRKGSAHGN; translated from the coding sequence ATGACATTCCCGGAAAGAACACAGGACCTGGCAAGTATAGCATTCGGAGGATTTTTAGGTGCTATATCCAGATATGCAGTTTCATCCAGCACCATTTCACCCAATGGAACACTGATTGTGAATGTGGTTGGAAGCCTTCTTCTGGGAATGATGATGTATGATTATGATTACCTTTGCCACATCAGTCAGAGGACACGACTGACATTTGGAACAGGGTTTATGGGAGCCTTTACGACCTTTTCTACTTTCGCCGTTGAAACCTACGATCTTGGAGGAAACTCTGCGATATTTAATATCGGAATCAATCTCGCACTGACCCTTTTGGCAGTTTTCCTCGGAAGAGGCATTATTATCTACCTGTTCAGGAGGAAAGGAAGTGCCCATGGGAATTGA
- a CDS encoding translation initiation factor IF-2 subunit beta gives MDDYEALLERAIENLPDVETTDVRFVIPEPRIFVEGKTTVLENFGNIADVLNRDPDHIMKYLTREMGTAGKLDGNRAIFQGKFPRENIKSNIDAYVEEYVICSECNRPDTQLVKSDRIMILKCSACGAHRPVKKRRTTIATPRDAVEEGEEYEVRIDAVGSKGDGIAKLAKFTIFVPGAAKGDVVKIKIKRISGNLAFAERAS, from the coding sequence ATGGATGATTACGAAGCGCTATTGGAAAGGGCAATAGAAAACCTGCCAGATGTGGAAACTACGGATGTTCGTTTCGTAATTCCCGAACCCAGGATATTTGTGGAAGGTAAGACCACCGTCCTTGAGAACTTTGGGAACATTGCAGACGTACTGAACAGAGATCCGGACCATATTATGAAATACCTCACAAGGGAAATGGGAACTGCCGGAAAGCTTGATGGAAACCGTGCAATATTCCAGGGAAAATTCCCAAGAGAGAATATCAAATCAAATATCGACGCCTACGTTGAAGAGTATGTTATATGCTCCGAATGTAATCGCCCGGATACCCAGCTTGTCAAATCTGACAGGATAATGATATTGAAATGCTCAGCTTGTGGTGCACACCGTCCTGTTAAAAAGAGGAGGACCACAATTGCAACACCCCGCGATGCAGTCGAAGAAGGCGAGGAGTATGAGGTCAGGATCGATGCCGTTGGTTCAAAAGGAGACGGAATCGCTAAACTTGCCAAATTCACCATATTCGTCCCAGGCGCTGCAAAAGGCGATGTCGTAAAGATCAAGATCAAGAGGATCAGCGGGAACCTTGCATTTGCAGAACGCGCTTCTTAA
- a CDS encoding tryptophan--tRNA ligase, which yields MNMKLDPWGSVNIDDYSKLFDEFGILPFEDICSELPDPHRYMRRKIIFGHRSYDLITDAMKNKDPFSVMSGFMPTGGGHLGHKMVMEEIIWHQKMGGDAFVGIADREAYSVRGVSWEKCRQIGIEDYIVSLIALGFEPNGHIYFQSESENVKELTFELGSKTNFSELSAIYGFSGETSVSHMTSTLSQSADILQPQLSEYGGPKPTVIPVGADQDPHMRLTRGIAHKMNMFRIEGREDKNNNKYFSVRSKAAPEGALADVAERLPWDTKLFEGHVDVFGADDYNKLLNTVREVEIEYGGYAFVPPSSTYHRFMSGLQGGKMSSSVPESIISLKEDPKAAAKKVKRAKTGGRMTLEEQKKLGGDPNNCSAFELLMFHLVEDDKELEEIYDECVCGKRMCGTCKSLAAELMTEFLTEHQEKRELAKDRLDDYGL from the coding sequence ATGAATATGAAACTTGATCCATGGGGTTCAGTCAATATTGACGATTACTCAAAATTGTTCGATGAATTCGGAATCCTTCCATTTGAGGACATTTGCTCTGAACTCCCTGACCCACACAGGTACATGCGCAGGAAGATAATCTTCGGCCACAGGAGCTATGACCTGATAACAGATGCAATGAAGAACAAGGACCCTTTTTCGGTCATGAGCGGTTTCATGCCCACCGGAGGCGGCCATCTCGGACACAAAATGGTCATGGAAGAGATCATCTGGCACCAGAAAATGGGAGGTGATGCTTTTGTAGGCATCGCAGACAGGGAAGCCTATTCAGTAAGAGGTGTTTCATGGGAAAAATGCCGTCAGATCGGAATTGAAGATTACATCGTAAGCCTGATAGCCCTTGGTTTTGAGCCAAACGGTCACATTTACTTCCAGTCAGAATCCGAAAATGTCAAGGAACTTACCTTCGAACTCGGTTCAAAAACGAACTTCTCCGAGCTAAGTGCCATCTATGGATTTAGCGGAGAGACAAGCGTGTCGCACATGACAAGCACCCTTTCCCAGAGTGCGGATATACTCCAGCCACAACTTTCAGAGTATGGCGGGCCAAAACCTACGGTAATCCCAGTAGGTGCTGACCAGGACCCACACATGCGCCTGACGCGTGGTATCGCACACAAGATGAACATGTTCAGGATCGAAGGACGCGAAGATAAGAACAATAACAAGTACTTCAGTGTTCGTAGCAAGGCTGCCCCTGAAGGCGCACTTGCGGATGTCGCGGAAAGACTGCCATGGGATACAAAGCTTTTCGAAGGACATGTTGATGTCTTCGGAGCTGATGATTATAACAAACTCCTGAACACCGTAAGGGAAGTTGAGATCGAGTACGGAGGTTATGCTTTTGTACCGCCATCTTCCACCTACCACAGATTCATGTCAGGACTGCAGGGAGGTAAAATGTCCAGCAGTGTACCTGAGAGTATCATTTCACTAAAGGAAGATCCAAAGGCTGCTGCAAAGAAAGTAAAACGTGCCAAGACCGGCGGCAGGATGACACTTGAGGAACAGAAAAAGCTTGGTGGGGATCCAAATAACTGTTCTGCCTTTGAACTCCTTATGTTCCACCTCGTAGAAGACGATAAAGAACTTGAAGAGATCTACGATGAATGTGTTTGCGGAAAACGTATGTGTGGCACCTGCAAATCCCTTGCCGCAGAACTGATGACCGAATTCCTGACAGAACACCAGGAAAAGCGTGAGCTGGCAAAGGACCGGCTGGATGATTACGGACTATAA
- a CDS encoding DUF190 domain-containing protein, producing the protein MTSAILRIYLNENDYCDGKPAHEKILEFMRDSNISGATVLHGIEGYGVHSKIHTTSILRLGTDLPIVVEAVDSEEKIRKILPELCRMIPKELITLQKVEIISGENV; encoded by the coding sequence ATGACATCAGCTATTCTCAGGATATACCTTAATGAGAACGATTACTGCGATGGAAAACCTGCACATGAGAAGATACTTGAGTTTATGAGAGATTCAAATATCTCCGGTGCAACCGTTCTTCATGGCATCGAAGGATATGGAGTTCATAGCAAGATACATACAACAAGCATTCTGAGACTCGGCACAGACCTGCCAATTGTTGTAGAAGCAGTCGATTCCGAAGAAAAGATAAGAAAGATTCTCCCTGAACTTTGCAGGATGATCCCAAAAGAACTTATCACCTTGCAAAAAGTTGAGATCATTTCAGGAGAGAATGTCTGA
- a CDS encoding UbiX family flavin prenyltransferase encodes MERETERKKEIVIGISGASGAQYGVRLLEILADMNIDTHLILTKAAEKIIEVETDLTVEGIKELATSVHDENDFTAPIASGSHPFVGMIVAPCSMKTLASVANGTSDNLIARTADVCLKERRKLILMARETPLSGIHIENMLKAHNAGAILLPACPAYYNRPESIDDLINFMAGRALDLIGVDNNAYKRWQ; translated from the coding sequence ATGGAGAGGGAGACGGAGAGGAAGAAGGAGATAGTTATCGGGATAAGCGGAGCCTCCGGTGCACAGTATGGCGTCCGGTTGCTTGAGATCCTGGCAGATATGAATATAGATACCCACCTGATACTCACAAAGGCTGCAGAGAAGATCATCGAAGTAGAGACCGACCTGACAGTGGAAGGCATAAAAGAATTGGCAACATCGGTCCATGATGAGAATGACTTCACCGCACCTATAGCAAGCGGATCCCACCCCTTTGTAGGTATGATAGTGGCACCCTGCAGCATGAAAACACTCGCATCAGTGGCAAACGGGACCTCCGATAACCTCATTGCACGTACAGCTGATGTGTGCCTTAAGGAAAGGAGAAAGCTCATTCTGATGGCCAGGGAAACCCCACTCAGCGGCATCCATATTGAGAATATGCTAAAAGCACATAATGCCGGAGCGATCCTGCTTCCCGCCTGCCCTGCATATTACAACCGGCCGGAATCAATCGATGACCTTATCAATTTCATGGCAGGAAGAGCACTCGACCTTATAGGTGTCGACAATAATGCCTACAAGCGCTGGCAGTGA
- a CDS encoding MogA/MoaB family molybdenum cofactor biosynthesis protein produces MDSVTHEHRKDARKSLGFYLISISTSRFAKYGSARSPEDAEDISGELMVELVKKNGHHVLGYELVSDESSDIKKAVLDALQKEADIIVTTGGTGLTPTDVTVESLVPMFEKQMPGFGELFRYKSIEQIGSAVILTRAAAGIIRDKAIFCLPGSPGAVELALSEIIIPEAGHVVKHIR; encoded by the coding sequence ATGGACTCTGTTACTCATGAGCACAGGAAAGATGCCCGAAAAAGTCTTGGTTTTTATTTGATCTCAATATCTACCTCAAGGTTTGCCAAATATGGATCAGCACGGTCTCCCGAAGATGCTGAGGATATATCCGGCGAATTGATGGTGGAACTTGTGAAAAAGAATGGTCATCATGTACTGGGTTATGAGCTTGTTTCCGATGAAAGCTCGGATATAAAGAAAGCTGTTCTGGATGCCCTGCAAAAAGAAGCCGACATTATTGTCACTACTGGTGGCACCGGTCTGACTCCCACTGATGTTACCGTCGAGTCCCTGGTGCCGATGTTCGAGAAGCAGATGCCCGGATTCGGGGAACTTTTCAGATACAAGAGCATTGAACAGATAGGTTCTGCAGTTATACTGACCCGCGCTGCTGCCGGGATCATAAGGGATAAAGCGATCTTCTGTCTTCCCGGATCACCTGGTGCAGTTGAACTTGCACTCTCAGAGATCATCATTCCGGAAGCAGGTCATGTTGTAAAACACATAAGGTGA
- a CDS encoding ubiquitin-like small modifier protein 1: MAKIKLFANLRESAGESEMKMQGENIQEILDGLLTRYPQLQELIFNDVEGKRELRSYINILINGNNILHLEGLDTIVNDDDEIAIFPPVSGG; the protein is encoded by the coding sequence ATGGCAAAAATAAAGTTATTTGCAAATCTCAGGGAATCAGCAGGAGAGTCTGAAATGAAGATGCAAGGAGAGAACATACAGGAGATCCTTGACGGTCTGCTCACAAGATACCCACAGCTTCAGGAACTGATATTCAATGATGTCGAAGGGAAAAGAGAACTTCGAAGTTACATCAACATACTCATAAATGGGAACAATATCCTGCACCTTGAAGGACTGGATACCATTGTCAATGATGACGACGAGATCGCAATATTCCCACCTGTATCGGGTGGCTGA
- the crcB gene encoding fluoride efflux transporter CrcB has product MGIEAVLLVGLGGSIGACLRYLVSGTVPVMKGLPTGTLLVNVIGSTILSTLTFLSVPYASFHLINIGILGSFTTFSTFAYESFKLLEEGRTELFVSNITLNLLLCLSGVYIGQHIASLI; this is encoded by the coding sequence ATGGGAATTGAAGCAGTACTGCTGGTGGGTCTTGGAGGTTCCATAGGAGCCTGCCTAAGGTATCTTGTTTCGGGGACAGTACCGGTTATGAAAGGACTTCCCACAGGAACCCTCCTTGTAAATGTTATCGGAAGCACCATACTATCCACGCTGACATTTCTCTCAGTACCATACGCCAGCTTTCACCTTATCAACATAGGCATCCTCGGCTCCTTCACGACGTTCTCAACCTTTGCATATGAAAGCTTCAAGCTGTTAGAAGAGGGTCGCACAGAGCTATTTGTATCCAATATAACACTTAACCTGTTGCTTTGTCTTTCAGGCGTTTACATCGGGCAGCACATAGCAAGTTTAATCTAA
- the lpdD gene encoding prenylated flavin chaperone LpdD: MRTQTSRGELLLEHRLIGEDLVITLTGGRGHIGAVAVGYYDRIPGHASSSVITLPSHRDDAIALDAARRISSATHSTTVVTVGINFENITLEEIEEVLSASNELINEFIGSMKEKQ, encoded by the coding sequence ATGAGAACACAGACAAGCAGAGGAGAACTTTTACTTGAACACCGACTCATCGGCGAAGACCTTGTGATAACACTTACAGGTGGCAGAGGACACATTGGAGCTGTAGCCGTGGGCTACTATGACAGAATACCCGGACATGCATCCTCATCGGTAATAACCCTGCCATCCCACAGGGATGACGCCATAGCTCTTGATGCTGCAAGGCGTATAAGTTCGGCCACACATAGCACAACAGTTGTTACCGTAGGAATAAATTTTGAGAATATTACACTTGAAGAGATCGAAGAAGTGCTGTCCGCTTCGAACGAACTGATCAATGAATTCATAGGATCAATGAAGGAGAAACAATAA